From the genome of Cyanobium sp. ATX 6F1:
TAGCAGCGGCTGACTGAGGCCCATCGATGGGGCCCGGACAGCAGAAGGACGGAGTCTCAGCTATTCAGCTCAGGGGTCGATCCGCTGTGGCCAGGGGTTCGCTGCTCAATTGGCAACAAACTCCTAGGCGATCAGAGGGATCTCAACACTGCAGGGCACCCAGGCCACATCGATGCCGTGGCACCGGCTTGGACCGAGTCCTAAAATCTGTACAACGTGTACTTTTAGGACTGGGCCGAAGTGGCGGCGGCCGTGTTGCTGCGACCTCTCGCCGTTGGATGGGGCGCAGCAGAGCTCCCAAAGAGTCGGAATTTGCAAAGAGTTCGCTGAGGGATCACTCCATCACGGCAGCAGCACGCTGATGGGCCGGCTTTAAGCGCTGATTCTGACGAAATGAACCAGCATGATCGGATAAAATCCGATCATGCCGTCAAAAACAGACAATCTGGACCATCCGCTTCGGCGCTTCGGGGCTGTGCCGCTGGCACGGGACGTGCTCGATGAAGCACTCAGCGGTTACCGGCAGCCCAACGACAAGGTGAGTGAATGGCTGCGGGAAGGGGCACTGCAGCCGCTGCGACGCGGGCTCTACCTGGCGGGGGCGCCCCTGCGAACCAGCCCGGCTTGCCTGCCCCTTATCGCCAATCATCTCTACGGCCCCTCCTGTGTATCCCTCGACTTTGCCCTGGCCTGGCATGGCCTGATTCCCGAGGGGGTGGCGGAGGTGACCTCGGTGACCCCCAAGCCAAGCCGCAGGCTCAGCAACGCTCTGGGGCGCTTCACCTACCACCACCTGCCACTGCCCTACTACACGGTGGGCCAAGAACTGGGCCAGGCAGCCGATGGGCTCAGCTTCCTGATCGCCAGCCCCGCCAAGGCACTGTGTGATCGGCTGGTGCTCAGCCGCCAGTTGGCGCCGTTGTCCCGCGGGGCCATGCGGCAGTGGCTGCTGGAGGACCTGCGGCTGGATCCCGATCAGCTGGGACTGCTCAACCTCGCCGCCATCCGCGCGTGCCTGGCCACCGGCTACAAGCGAAGGCAGCTGGGAACCTTGCTCAAGGTGATCGAAACGCTGCAGCAGGAGCTGGCCACGGAGCCCTCGCCATGAACTCAGCACCATGAACAGGGTGGTTGAGCAGATGCTGCAGCGGGTTCCCCTCGATAGCGATGCGGCGCGCAGCCAGGCGTTGCGGGAGGTGATGCAGGAGCTTGCTCTGGCGGGGCTCTATCGCCGTGGTTTCTTTGGCAAAGCCGCGTTTTACGGCGGCACCTGCCTGCGCATCTTTCATCAGCTGCCGCGGTTTTCTGAGGATCTGGATTTCTCGCTCCTACAGCCAGATCCAAACTTCTCCCTGCAGCCCTATCTGCGGGGACTTACGGAGGAATTTGCCGCCCTGGGAATTGATGTTGAGATCAAGGTAAAAACCAAGACGGCTCAAACAGCAATCCATTCAGCCTTTTTGAAAACAACCACCACCATCGTTCAGCTCGCAATCGGCAGCTCCAAAATGCTGAAGATCAAACTTGAGGTCGACTCAGAACCCCCCCTGGGATTCAGCACCGAGGAGAAGCTCCTGCTGCAACCCTATTCCTTTTACGTTAAATGTTTCAGCCTGCCCGATTTATTCGCAGGCAAAATGCATGCGGTGTTGTTCAGGCAGTGGCAGCAGCGGATCAAAGGCCGTGACTGGTTCGATCTGGAGTGGTATGTGCGCCAAGGCAACCCCCTGCATCTGGATCACCTGGCTGAGCGGGCTCGCCAGAGCGGCCATTGGCCAGCGGATCAGCCCTTTACGGCATCAACGCTGCAGGCGTTGCTGGATGAGCGCATCGCCCGCCTGGATGTTGCCAATGCCCGCATGGACATTGAACGCTTCATTCCCGACCCCCACCCACTGGCCATCTGGTCGACGGACTACTTCCACCAGCTTGGCCGTCGCATCACAACGGTCTGAACCTCTGGCCGGCCGATGCGTGTCTCGCGTCAAGCCCTGCATCTGGCGCTGATCGCGCCCTCGGCAGGTGGGTTCAGGCGGTGAACAAATCCAGGGGCCTCGCCACATCCGAAAAGGCCACGAGAATGGCGCGGTCCTCGGTGACCAGCGGCACC
Proteins encoded in this window:
- a CDS encoding nucleotidyl transferase AbiEii/AbiGii toxin family protein, with translation MVEQMLQRVPLDSDAARSQALREVMQELALAGLYRRGFFGKAAFYGGTCLRIFHQLPRFSEDLDFSLLQPDPNFSLQPYLRGLTEEFAALGIDVEIKVKTKTAQTAIHSAFLKTTTTIVQLAIGSSKMLKIKLEVDSEPPLGFSTEEKLLLQPYSFYVKCFSLPDLFAGKMHAVLFRQWQQRIKGRDWFDLEWYVRQGNPLHLDHLAERARQSGHWPADQPFTASTLQALLDERIARLDVANARMDIERFIPDPHPLAIWSTDYFHQLGRRITTV